One genomic segment of Flagellimonas marinaquae includes these proteins:
- the rpsJ gene encoding 30S ribosomal protein S10 yields the protein MSQKIRIKLKSYDHNLVDKSAEKIVKTVKTTGAVVTGPIPLPTRKKIFTVLRSPHVNKKSREQFQLSSYKRLLDIYSSSSKTIDALMKLELPSGVEVEIKV from the coding sequence ATGAGTCAAAAAATTAGAATAAAATTGAAATCTTACGATCACAATTTGGTGGACAAATCTGCTGAAAAGATCGTGAAGACAGTAAAAACAACAGGGGCTGTGGTGACTGGACCAATTCCATTGCCAACACGCAAGAAAATATTTACAGTTTTGCGTTCCCCTCACGTAAATAAAAAATCGAGAGAGCAGTTCCAATTAAGTTCATACAAAAGACTATTGGATATATATAGCTCTTCATCAAAAACCATCGATGCACTTATGAAGCTCGAGCTTCCAAGTGGTG
- the fusA gene encoding elongation factor G, giving the protein MGRDLKYTRNIGIAAHIDAGKTTTTERILFYTGVSHKIGEVHDGAATMDWMEQEQERGITITSAATTCTWKFPMENAQTLPDTKDYHFNIIDTPGHVDFTVEVNRSLRVLDGLVFLFSAVDGVEPQSETNWRLADNYKVPRIGFVNKMDRQGSNFLNVCKQVREMLGSNAVPIVLPIGEEADFKGIVDLAKNRAVVWHEDNFGSTFDVVDIPAEMQEEVREYRAALIEAVAEYDEELMEKFFEDEDSITEEEVHAALRAAVMDRAIIPMVCGSSFKNKGVQFLLDAVCRYLPSPLDKDDIVGVNPDTGKEVTRKPDPKEPFAALAFKIATDPFVGRLAFFRAYSGRLDAGSYILNNRSGKKERISRIYQMHSNKQNSIDYIEAGDIGAAVGFKDIKTGDTMSAENAPIVLESMDFPDPVIGIAVEPKTKADVDKLGMALAKLAEEDPTFQVKTDEASGQTIISGMGELHLDIICDRLKREFKVDVNQGQPQVEYKEAITGTADHRETYKKQTGGRGKFADIVFTMEPAEEGKSGLEFVNEIKGGNIPKEFVPSVEKGFKEAMKNGPLAGFEMDSMKITLKDGSFHPVDSDQLSFELAAKLGYKEAAKKAKAVIMEPIMKLEVLTPEENMGDIVGDLNRRRGQVNNMSDRAGAKVIKAEVPLSEMFGYVTSLRTLSSGRATSTMEFSHYADTPSNIAEEVVKAAKGVTA; this is encoded by the coding sequence ATGGGAAGAGATTTAAAATATACAAGGAACATAGGTATTGCGGCACACATTGACGCAGGTAAGACGACGACTACAGAGCGTATTCTTTTCTATACAGGTGTGAGTCACAAAATCGGAGAGGTGCACGATGGTGCAGCTACCATGGACTGGATGGAGCAAGAGCAGGAGCGGGGTATTACCATTACTTCTGCAGCTACGACTTGTACTTGGAAGTTTCCAATGGAGAATGCACAGACTTTGCCAGATACAAAAGATTATCACTTTAATATTATAGATACTCCCGGACACGTGGACTTTACCGTCGAGGTGAACCGTTCTTTGCGTGTGTTGGATGGTTTGGTTTTCTTGTTCAGTGCTGTTGATGGTGTTGAGCCTCAGTCGGAAACCAACTGGAGATTGGCTGATAATTACAAAGTGCCCCGTATTGGATTCGTAAACAAAATGGACCGTCAAGGTTCCAACTTTTTGAATGTGTGCAAGCAGGTTCGAGAAATGTTGGGTTCGAATGCTGTACCAATTGTATTGCCAATTGGCGAGGAAGCGGATTTTAAAGGTATCGTGGATTTGGCCAAGAACAGAGCTGTTGTTTGGCACGAGGATAACTTCGGTTCTACCTTTGATGTAGTTGATATTCCAGCAGAAATGCAGGAAGAGGTAAGAGAGTATAGAGCTGCCCTTATTGAGGCTGTTGCGGAGTATGATGAGGAGTTGATGGAGAAATTCTTCGAAGATGAGGATTCTATTACAGAGGAGGAAGTGCATGCTGCATTGCGTGCCGCTGTAATGGATAGGGCTATCATTCCTATGGTTTGTGGTTCTTCGTTTAAAAACAAAGGTGTTCAGTTCTTGTTGGATGCTGTTTGTCGTTACTTGCCATCGCCATTGGACAAGGATGATATCGTTGGTGTAAATCCGGATACAGGTAAAGAAGTTACAAGAAAGCCGGATCCAAAAGAGCCTTTTGCTGCGCTTGCATTTAAAATTGCTACCGATCCTTTTGTTGGTCGTTTGGCATTCTTTAGAGCGTATTCAGGTCGTTTGGATGCAGGTTCTTATATATTGAACAACCGTTCAGGTAAAAAAGAGCGTATTTCCCGTATTTACCAAATGCACTCCAATAAACAAAACTCGATCGATTATATCGAAGCAGGGGACATTGGTGCAGCTGTTGGTTTCAAAGATATTAAGACAGGAGATACCATGTCGGCCGAGAATGCTCCGATAGTATTGGAGAGTATGGATTTCCCTGATCCCGTAATCGGTATCGCGGTGGAGCCAAAAACAAAGGCTGATGTTGATAAATTGGGTATGGCTTTGGCTAAATTGGCCGAAGAAGATCCAACATTCCAGGTAAAAACAGATGAGGCTTCAGGTCAGACCATTATTTCTGGAATGGGCGAGCTTCACTTGGATATTATTTGCGACCGTCTTAAACGTGAGTTCAAGGTGGATGTGAACCAGGGTCAACCTCAAGTAGAGTACAAAGAGGCTATTACTGGAACTGCCGATCATAGGGAAACATATAAGAAACAAACAGGTGGTCGTGGTAAATTTGCGGATATCGTATTTACTATGGAACCTGCCGAGGAAGGAAAATCTGGACTTGAGTTTGTGAACGAAATTAAAGGTGGTAACATTCCTAAGGAATTTGTGCCATCGGTTGAAAAAGGATTCAAAGAGGCTATGAAAAATGGTCCTTTGGCCGGTTTCGAAATGGATTCTATGAAAATTACCCTGAAAGATGGTTCGTTCCACCCGGTGGATTCTGATCAGCTTTCTTTTGAATTGGCTGCCAAATTGGGTTATAAGGAGGCTGCTAAGAAAGCAAAAGCGGTAATAATGGAGCCAATCATGAAATTGGAGGTGTTGACACCAGAAGAGAATATGGGTGATATTGTTGGGGACTTGAACCGTAGAAGGGGTCAAGTGAACAACATGTCCGACAGGGCCGGTGCCAAGGTTATCAAAGCTGAAGTGCCACTATCCGAAATGTTCGGGTATGTAACTTCTTTGAGAACATTGTCCTCTGGTAGAGCGACATCAACAATGGAATTTTCACACTATGCCGATACCCCTTCCAATATTGCAGAGGAAGTTGTAAAAGCTGCTAAAGGAGTAACCGCTTAA
- the rpsG gene encoding 30S ribosomal protein S7: protein MRKKQAKKRPLLPDPKFNDQLVTRFVNMMMWDGKKSIAFKIFYDAIEIVDEKNTDEEKTGLELWKDALSNVMPHVEVRSRRVGGATFQIPMQIRPDRKISTAMKWLISFSRKRNEKSMAQKLAAEILAAAKEEGAAVKKRVDTHKMAEANKAFSHFRF from the coding sequence ATGAGAAAAAAGCAGGCAAAAAAGAGACCGTTATTACCAGATCCAAAATTTAACGATCAACTTGTTACGCGTTTTGTTAACATGATGATGTGGGATGGTAAGAAATCAATTGCATTTAAAATATTTTATGATGCCATTGAGATAGTCGATGAAAAGAATACGGACGAGGAAAAAACAGGGTTGGAGCTTTGGAAAGATGCTCTTTCCAACGTAATGCCGCACGTTGAGGTTAGAAGTAGAAGAGTGGGTGGTGCTACATTTCAGATTCCAATGCAAATTCGTCCAGATAGAAAAATCTCAACTGCCATGAAGTGGTTGATCAGTTTTTCTAGAAAACGTAATGAAAAATCTATGGCCCAAAAATTAGCGGCCGAGATTTTGGCAGCGGCCAAAGAAGAAGGTGCTGCAGTGAAAAAGAGAGTAGATACACACAAAATGGCCGAGGCCAATAAAGCATTCTCGCACTTTAGATTCTAA
- the rpsL gene encoding 30S ribosomal protein S12, which produces MPTISQLVRKGRATITKKSKSAALDSCPQRRGVCTRVYTTTPKKPNSAMRKVARVRLTNGKEVNAYIPGEGHNLQEHSIVLVRGGRVKDLPGVRYHIVRGALDTAGVAGRTQRRSKYGAKRPKN; this is translated from the coding sequence ATGCCAACAATTTCACAATTAGTACGAAAAGGAAGGGCCACAATTACCAAGAAGAGTAAATCGGCTGCTTTGGATTCGTGTCCTCAAAGAAGAGGGGTTTGTACGCGTGTTTACACTACTACACCAAAAAAACCTAACTCTGCAATGCGTAAAGTTGCAAGGGTGAGGTTGACTAACGGTAAAGAGGTCAACGCATACATCCCCGGAGAAGGCCACAACCTCCAGGAGCACTCGATAGTATTGGTTAGAGGTGGGAGAGTAAAGGATTTGCCTGGTGTGCGTTATCATATCGTTAGGGGTGCGCTGGATACTGCAGGTGTTGCAGGTAGAACTCAGCGACGATCTAAGTATGGTGCAAAGCGCCCTAAAAATTAA
- a CDS encoding SusC/RagA family TonB-linked outer membrane protein, whose amino-acid sequence MRTKLNGLLTLLLAFVVHISYAQDKTITGTVTDGDGLPLPGVNIVVEGTSTGTQTDFDGNYAISASEGQTLLFTYIGQRPATRTVGASSVINVQMEADTQALEEVIVTAQGIKKEKQALGYAVSEVGNEQLEQRAEGDVGRILTGKASGVNITSQSGLSGSGTSIIIRGLSTFSGSNQPLFIVDGVPFDSGTNSVGSIDGNSGDDFIDGNNGSSRFLDLDPNNIESVNVLKGLAAATLYGTAGRNGVILITTKNGAAGTAAKKNEITVSSSIFFNEIASLPDYQDQYGNGFDQNFGWFFSNWGPSFDRGGIAGWGAQSSIDDNGTLAHPYSTSTSAIQAAFPEFQGARYDWKPYDSVEKFFRTGVVQTNSVNVRGASTDGKVSYNANFGHLDDQGFTPGNQLKRYTIGMGGRAELSNKFTISGTLNYAKTDFETPPVAASTGNSVFGTGSSIFANLFYTPRSVDIQGLPFENPINGSSVYYRQNNSIQHPLWTVKNTKNQQVTNRIFGNAAMSYNINDNLNLTYRFGLDAYSENNTNYQNKGGVGGSVATQSGILQTWNNTNTINDHNLILTGQYELSEKVGFSFNAGATTRREVFDQNGVASSGQQVFGVLRHFNFALQDEIQFFQERNIAGAYGQLDFDYDRMVYLTLAGRNDWVSNLARENRSIFYPSASVSVIPTKIFPGLQTPGGVNYLKLRAGYGTSANFPTGYPVASTLNLNTQSFQDGSGVDVVGNTSANLLGNPNLKPELLSEIEVGMESRFFNSRLTLDVSYYSRTTEDLIIDRPLDPSTGYTSTQTNIGEIKSDGWEIDLGADIFRNDGDGFNWNINANWTTYDSEVTDLGLDTDIVVYAGFSNLGNAAIVGEQLGVIVGSRIGRTESGEFLVNSAGDYVVEEGTFVIGNPNPDWQFNVANTLRFKNFSLNFLVNYTHGGDIYSRTVSTLLGRGLTTDTEDRLNTFILPGALADGTPNTRQINNSTFYFNNVLFGPDELGIYDASTIRLQELGLTYALPSKFLDKTPFGSLSFTVSGQNLWYKAINMPDGTNFDPNVAGVGVGNGAGFDYLNGPSSRRYGLSVKASF is encoded by the coding sequence ATGAGAACAAAACTTAATGGATTGTTAACGCTATTATTGGCGTTTGTTGTGCATATATCCTATGCGCAGGACAAGACGATTACAGGTACGGTTACGGATGGCGATGGCCTCCCGCTGCCTGGGGTCAACATTGTCGTTGAAGGGACCTCCACGGGTACCCAAACGGATTTTGATGGGAACTATGCCATCAGCGCAAGTGAAGGCCAAACACTTCTCTTTACCTACATTGGCCAGAGACCCGCAACCAGAACTGTTGGCGCATCCAGCGTAATAAACGTTCAGATGGAGGCGGACACTCAAGCGCTCGAGGAAGTTATTGTTACCGCACAAGGTATCAAGAAAGAAAAGCAGGCTCTAGGTTATGCGGTTTCCGAAGTAGGAAACGAGCAATTGGAGCAGCGTGCCGAGGGTGATGTCGGACGTATTCTGACAGGTAAGGCCTCCGGGGTAAACATTACTTCCCAAAGTGGTCTTTCAGGATCTGGTACAAGTATTATTATTCGTGGTTTAAGCACATTTAGTGGAAGTAACCAGCCATTGTTCATTGTTGATGGTGTACCTTTCGATAGCGGAACCAACAGTGTTGGGTCGATTGATGGGAACTCCGGTGACGACTTTATAGATGGCAACAACGGCTCCAGCCGTTTCTTGGATTTGGACCCGAACAATATTGAAAGTGTAAACGTACTTAAAGGTCTTGCTGCAGCAACATTATATGGTACGGCAGGGCGTAATGGGGTAATCTTGATTACCACTAAAAACGGTGCTGCTGGAACTGCGGCCAAGAAAAATGAGATTACCGTTTCCAGCTCTATTTTCTTCAACGAGATTGCTTCGTTGCCCGATTACCAAGATCAGTACGGTAACGGATTCGACCAAAACTTTGGATGGTTCTTTAGTAACTGGGGGCCAAGTTTTGATAGAGGTGGAATCGCTGGATGGGGAGCTCAATCCTCAATTGATGACAATGGAACATTGGCTCACCCTTATTCAACTTCTACATCTGCAATCCAAGCAGCGTTTCCAGAATTTCAAGGCGCCCGTTACGATTGGAAACCTTATGATAGCGTTGAAAAATTCTTTAGAACCGGGGTAGTTCAAACTAACTCTGTAAACGTTCGTGGAGCTTCGACCGACGGAAAAGTATCCTACAACGCTAACTTTGGGCATCTGGACGATCAAGGTTTTACCCCTGGCAACCAATTGAAAAGATATACCATAGGAATGGGGGGCAGAGCAGAACTATCAAACAAATTTACCATCTCAGGAACATTGAACTATGCCAAAACGGATTTTGAGACACCTCCTGTTGCTGCAAGTACAGGTAACAGTGTATTCGGTACAGGTTCTTCCATATTCGCAAACTTGTTCTACACTCCCCGAAGTGTAGATATCCAAGGATTGCCTTTCGAGAACCCAATTAATGGATCCAGCGTTTACTATCGTCAAAATAATAGTATACAACACCCATTGTGGACAGTAAAGAATACAAAAAACCAACAGGTTACCAATCGTATTTTCGGTAATGCTGCAATGTCGTACAATATTAACGACAACTTGAATTTAACTTATAGATTCGGGCTAGATGCATACAGTGAAAACAATACCAACTATCAAAACAAAGGTGGTGTTGGTGGTAGTGTCGCTACACAAAGTGGAATACTGCAAACTTGGAACAACACCAATACCATTAACGACCACAACCTTATACTAACTGGCCAATATGAACTATCTGAAAAAGTAGGATTCAGCTTTAATGCAGGTGCCACAACAAGGAGAGAAGTTTTTGACCAGAACGGTGTAGCTAGTTCCGGCCAACAGGTATTTGGCGTTCTTAGACACTTCAACTTTGCACTTCAAGATGAGATTCAGTTCTTCCAAGAGAGGAATATTGCAGGCGCATATGGCCAGTTGGATTTCGATTATGACAGAATGGTGTACTTAACCTTGGCAGGAAGGAACGATTGGGTATCCAACCTAGCAAGAGAAAATCGTTCTATATTCTATCCATCCGCGAGTGTTTCTGTGATTCCTACCAAAATATTCCCAGGGTTACAAACACCAGGAGGAGTTAATTACCTTAAACTTAGAGCTGGTTACGGAACTTCGGCAAACTTCCCGACAGGATATCCAGTGGCGTCCACGCTAAACCTGAACACCCAGTCATTCCAAGATGGATCTGGTGTTGATGTAGTGGGCAACACAAGTGCCAATCTTTTGGGTAATCCAAATTTGAAGCCCGAGCTTTTATCTGAGATCGAAGTAGGTATGGAATCAAGGTTCTTTAACAGCCGTTTAACGCTGGATGTATCTTACTACAGTAGAACAACCGAAGATTTGATCATCGATAGACCACTTGATCCATCTACAGGTTATACTTCCACACAAACAAACATTGGTGAGATCAAATCCGATGGTTGGGAAATTGACTTGGGAGCGGATATCTTCCGTAACGATGGCGATGGGTTCAACTGGAACATCAATGCCAACTGGACAACTTACGACTCCGAAGTTACCGACCTTGGTCTTGATACCGATATTGTTGTATATGCCGGGTTCAGTAACCTGGGTAATGCAGCCATCGTAGGAGAACAATTAGGTGTAATCGTTGGTAGTAGGATCGGCAGGACCGAAAGCGGAGAGTTTTTGGTAAATTCTGCTGGTGATTATGTAGTTGAGGAAGGTACTTTTGTAATTGGCAATCCAAACCCGGACTGGCAATTTAACGTAGCAAACACATTGAGATTTAAAAATTTCTCTTTGAATTTCTTGGTAAACTACACCCACGGCGGGGACATATACAGTCGTACTGTTTCTACCCTTTTGGGTAGAGGTCTGACCACGGATACAGAAGATCGTTTGAACACGTTCATCCTTCCAGGTGCTTTAGCGGACGGCACTCCTAACACAAGACAGATCAACAACTCAACATTCTACTTCAACAACGTTCTATTTGGACCGGATGAATTAGGTATTTACGATGCTTCGACCATCAGACTTCAGGAGTTGGGATTAACTTATGCCCTACCAAGTAAATTTTTGGACAAAACTCCTTTCGGAAGCTTGAGCTTCACGGTATCAGGACAGAACCTATGGTATAAAGCCATCAACATGCCCGATGGAACAAACTTTGATCCAAACGTTGCGGGTGTAGGTGTTGGTAACGGTGCTGGTTTTGATTACCTAAATGGACCTAGTTCTAGAAGATACGGTTTGAGCGTTAAAGCATCATTTTAA
- a CDS encoding SusD/RagB family nutrient-binding outer membrane lipoprotein encodes MKKITKYFGFALMTATLLFSCETVELDISENPNQLTPSQANPDFYLNALQETFARVVEELGENGAEVTRIENMNGRNYQNNYSPSSFDTAWERAYQEVIKNIRDMNVLAEEAELTYHIGMGQFIEAYTITLLVDYFGDVPYTEAIAAPEILNPQVDGGADIYAAALALVDQAISSFNATPSALPQYDFFYDGDASQWIKACNTLKLRLHLNLGNTAAFNSIISSGNYIQSTEDDLQFQWGANQVQPDTRHPNYSQNYSNEGGGDYASIWLMDMMDTTGDPRIRYYFYRQSETVPGAPGVAPNEETLACSLTSAPAHYVNGGYPYCSLPNGYWGRNHGNDEGIPPDGLLRTSPGVYPQAGKYDDSTFSEISLVTGGQGAGVTPMLLASTVDFWRAELAMATSPEAARPFMISGIEKSIAKVQTFGSLDPDADLSVGPTALEINDFVLNRGAAFDEAEGTDKWNVLAEQFFTALKGNGHDAYNFYRRTGFPDNLEPNIEPDPGAFIRSFFYPANAASNNQFIVQKSGVASQVFWDTNPASPAFPPAN; translated from the coding sequence ATGAAAAAAATAACAAAATACTTTGGTTTTGCTCTAATGACCGCCACATTGCTCTTCTCGTGTGAGACAGTAGAATTGGACATTAGTGAAAACCCTAATCAACTCACCCCGAGTCAGGCGAATCCTGATTTCTATTTGAACGCCCTTCAAGAAACTTTTGCTCGTGTAGTGGAGGAACTTGGCGAGAATGGTGCAGAGGTGACAAGAATAGAGAATATGAATGGTAGAAATTACCAGAACAACTATTCTCCATCATCTTTCGATACGGCTTGGGAAAGAGCGTATCAAGAGGTAATAAAGAACATTCGCGACATGAATGTTCTGGCCGAAGAAGCTGAATTGACCTACCATATTGGAATGGGCCAATTCATAGAGGCTTACACAATTACCCTTTTGGTGGATTATTTTGGAGATGTACCTTATACAGAGGCCATCGCAGCTCCAGAGATCCTTAATCCACAAGTTGATGGCGGAGCAGATATTTATGCAGCTGCATTGGCCTTGGTAGACCAAGCCATTTCTAGCTTCAATGCGACACCATCTGCATTGCCTCAATACGATTTCTTTTATGACGGGGATGCCAGCCAATGGATCAAGGCCTGTAACACTTTAAAATTAAGGTTACACCTAAATCTAGGCAACACAGCTGCATTCAACTCAATAATCAGTAGTGGAAATTACATTCAAAGTACAGAAGACGACCTACAATTCCAGTGGGGCGCCAACCAGGTACAACCAGATACAAGGCATCCAAACTATTCGCAAAACTACTCCAACGAAGGTGGTGGCGACTATGCTTCTATTTGGTTGATGGATATGATGGATACAACAGGTGACCCTAGGATCAGATATTACTTCTATCGTCAGAGCGAAACTGTACCTGGTGCTCCAGGTGTAGCCCCTAACGAAGAAACCTTGGCATGTTCCCTTACCAGTGCACCTGCACATTATGTAAATGGAGGATACCCATACTGTTCTTTGCCTAATGGCTACTGGGGAAGAAATCACGGTAACGATGAAGGTATTCCACCAGATGGTCTTTTAAGGACTTCTCCCGGTGTTTACCCACAAGCAGGTAAGTATGATGACAGTACGTTCTCTGAAATTTCATTAGTTACAGGTGGACAAGGGGCAGGTGTAACACCAATGCTTTTGGCCTCTACGGTTGACTTTTGGAGAGCTGAGTTGGCCATGGCAACAAGCCCAGAGGCAGCAAGACCGTTTATGATTTCCGGTATCGAAAAATCTATCGCCAAGGTTCAAACCTTTGGTAGCTTAGACCCAGATGCCGACCTTTCTGTTGGCCCAACCGCACTCGAGATCAACGACTTTGTTTTGAACAGAGGAGCTGCTTTCGATGAAGCAGAGGGAACCGACAAATGGAACGTATTGGCGGAACAATTCTTTACTGCATTAAAAGGAAACGGCCATGATGCCTATAACTTTTATAGAAGAACAGGATTCCCTGATAACCTTGAGCCAAACATAGAGCCAGATCCAGGAGCATTCATCCGATCTTTCTTCTATCCTGCAAATGCTGCTAGTAACAATCAGTTTATAGTACAGAAATCAGGTGTTGCGAGCCAAGTATTCTGGGATACAAACCCTGCATCTCCAGCATTTCCACCTGCTAACTAA